The window TGCGCCTAGAAAATGAGACGGTTTGGTTATCGCTTGATCAAATGAGCGAATTGTTTGGGCGGGACAAATCAACCATATCGCGCCATATCAAAAATGTTTTTGAAGAAGGAGAACTTTTTCGCGAAGCAACTGTTGCAAAAATTGCAACAGTTCAAATTGAGGGAGATCGTGAAGTCGCACGCCAAATTGACTATTATAATCTTGATATGATTATCTCTGTAGGATATCGCGTAAAGTCGTTGCGCGGCACGCAATTTCGAATTTGGGCAACGGAACGGATACGAGAATATATCGTTAAGGGCTTTACCATGAATGACGACCTGCTAAAAAAAGCGGGCGGCGGGAATTATTGGCAAGAGCTCTTGGAGCGTATTCGGGATATTCGTTCCAGCGAAAAGGTTTTTTACCGTCAGCTTTTAGATCTTTTTGCTACCAGTGTGGACTATGATCCAAAAGCGGAAGAGTGCCGACAGTTTTTTCAGATTGTCCAGAACAAAATGCATTATGCCGTGAACAAGCAGACCTCCGCTGAAATCATCTATGCCCGTGCTGACGCTGAAAAGCCCTTTATGGGGATGCAGACCTTCCCCGGTGAAACACCCCACAAAGATGATGTTATGGTGGCAAAGAATTATCTGAATGAAAAAGAACTTGCTGTGCTCAATCGCATGGTTTCAGCTTTTTTTGACCTTGCGGAATTGCACGCACTGAACCACGAACCTATGTATATGCACGATTGGCTGCCACAGGTTGATGATTTTGCCGAACGTTACGGCAAAGGAATATTGCAAAACTCCGGAACGGTCAGCCGCCAGGCGGCGATAGA of the Candidatus Hydrogenedentota bacterium genome contains:
- a CDS encoding virulence RhuM family protein, with the translated sequence MNYKNTEIIMYQAGDGAIKIDVRLENETVWLSLDQMSELFGRDKSTISRHIKNVFEEGELFREATVAKIATVQIEGDREVARQIDYYNLDMIISVGYRVKSLRGTQFRIWATERIREYIVKGFTMNDDLLKKAGGGNYWQELLERIRDIRSSEKVFYRQLLDLFATSVDYDPKAEECRQFFQIVQNKMHYAVNKQTSAEIIYARADAEKPFMGMQTFPGETPHKDDVMVAKNYLNEKELAVLNRMVSAFFDLAELHALNHEPMYMHDWLPQVDDFAERYGKGILQNSGTVSRQAAIEKAAEEYKKYRKRIADLPTPAERDYLESIKEAQKKLKAKPGADRL